One Acidimicrobiales bacterium DNA segment encodes these proteins:
- a CDS encoding NAD(P)H-dependent glycerol-3-phosphate dehydrogenase, whose protein sequence is MSMNVAVIGAGSWGTTVAHLCAHNEPTMIHSRRQDVADAINERHENPRYLEGYALHPDLTASTDLAEVVGWADVLVMGVPSAGFRETLAELRPHLRPWVPVVSLSKGLELGTRKRMTEIVEEELPGHPVGVLTGPNLAKEILAGSAAAAVIAFTDLTIAEKLQGIFSSSLFRVYTNVDVVGCEIAGALKNVIALAAGMADGLGTGDNTRAAVMTRGLAELTRLGVAMGGDPATFSGLAGMGDLLATCMSPQSRNRYVGEQLGRGRSLDEIIEEMNQVAEGVKSARIVLELAEEYGVEMPIATEMRACVTEGRSATDAYRGLVARPATSENAPD, encoded by the coding sequence ATGAGCATGAATGTCGCGGTGATCGGAGCGGGTTCGTGGGGGACCACGGTCGCTCATCTGTGTGCCCACAACGAGCCGACGATGATCCACAGCCGACGCCAGGACGTCGCCGATGCGATCAACGAACGCCATGAGAACCCCAGGTATCTGGAGGGCTACGCGCTGCATCCGGATCTCACGGCATCCACCGACCTGGCCGAAGTCGTCGGATGGGCCGACGTGCTGGTGATGGGGGTGCCGTCGGCGGGTTTTCGCGAGACGCTCGCCGAGCTTCGCCCTCACCTGCGGCCCTGGGTCCCGGTCGTGTCGCTGTCGAAGGGGCTCGAGCTCGGCACCCGGAAGCGGATGACGGAGATCGTCGAGGAGGAGCTCCCCGGTCATCCGGTGGGTGTGCTCACCGGTCCGAACCTCGCGAAGGAGATCCTCGCCGGCAGCGCCGCCGCAGCGGTGATCGCCTTCACCGACCTGACCATCGCCGAGAAGCTCCAGGGGATCTTCTCGTCGTCGCTGTTCCGGGTCTACACGAATGTCGACGTCGTGGGCTGCGAGATCGCGGGCGCGTTGAAGAACGTCATCGCACTCGCCGCCGGGATGGCCGACGGTCTCGGAACGGGTGACAACACGAGGGCGGCGGTGATGACCCGTGGTCTCGCGGAGCTCACTCGGCTCGGTGTCGCGATGGGTGGTGATCCGGCCACGTTCTCGGGCCTCGCCGGGATGGGCGACCTGCTGGCCACCTGCATGAGTCCGCAGAGCCGCAACCGCTATGTCGGCGAGCAACTCGGCCGGGGCCGCTCACTCGACGAGATCATCGAGGAGATGAACCAGGTCGCCGAGGGCGTGAAGTCCGCCAGGATCGTGCTCGAGCTGGCGGAGGAGTACGGCGTGGAGATGCCGATCGCCACGGAGATGCGGGCGTGCGTCACCGAGGGGCGGAGCGCCACCGACGCCTATCGCGGTCTGGTGGCCCGGCCGGCCACGAGCGAGAACGCTCCCGACTGA
- a CDS encoding mechanosensitive ion channel family protein: MNDTDPNWIGAAIAVAAGIAVGSVLARLVRGFLSRERRPEPIRGAAGAIASMFFAAAVIVGLITALGFVDDTAVDDLPKDFIAYVPRALSAAIVLIVANIAATFVVAALERSLGHVSAGVRRRVPPIARGAILFMGGLIAANQLGIDTEILTLAAAAVFFGIALTAALVAYSGSGPVASEVAASRALRRILRVGDRVDTEIVTGTIVELHGVKAEVETADGRHVLVPYSSLLDAVVGITRAD, encoded by the coding sequence ATGAACGACACGGATCCGAACTGGATCGGCGCGGCGATCGCGGTGGCGGCCGGCATCGCGGTCGGCAGCGTGCTGGCGAGGCTCGTGCGCGGGTTCCTGTCCCGCGAGCGCCGGCCCGAACCCATCCGAGGCGCAGCCGGCGCGATCGCCAGCATGTTCTTCGCCGCCGCGGTGATCGTCGGGCTCATCACCGCGCTCGGCTTCGTCGACGACACCGCGGTCGACGATCTCCCCAAGGACTTCATCGCCTACGTTCCCCGCGCCCTCTCCGCCGCGATCGTGCTGATCGTCGCCAACATCGCAGCGACCTTCGTGGTCGCTGCGCTCGAGCGATCGCTCGGCCATGTCTCCGCCGGCGTTCGCCGACGCGTGCCCCCGATCGCGCGCGGTGCCATCTTGTTCATGGGCGGGCTCATCGCCGCCAACCAGCTCGGAATCGACACCGAGATCCTGACGCTGGCTGCGGCCGCCGTCTTCTTCGGCATCGCCCTCACCGCGGCGTTGGTCGCGTACTCGGGTTCCGGTCCGGTCGCCTCCGAGGTGGCGGCGAGCCGCGCGCTGCGACGCATCCTGCGCGTCGGCGATCGAGTCGACACCGAGATCGTCACCGGCACGATCGTCGAGCTCCACGGCGTGAAGGCCGAGGTGGAGACGGCCGACGGCCGCCACGTGCTCGTCCCCTACTCGTCGCTGCTCGACGCCGTCGTCGGTATCACCCGGGCCGACTGA
- a CDS encoding S-layer homology domain-containing protein, whose translation MSRRVVQTLSRVVESRSSRRGFLSRSAMGATALAVAPAAYALRPTTAYAAICTCAGSSCDCGSSCCDGYTDFCCQLTGQNLCPPGTIVAGWWKANGSGFCDVDGKPRPRYYLDCNHPCDDGCGCGGSGVCASTCTSANCRCLEGCGSRAVDCTRFRYGQCNQDVPCVGPIACRIVTCVVPWQWDPSCNDSPSLTDNGTRFHDRACLHDGFTDLAPNAFYTEAVEWAIDAGIAQGYNSDIFGPGELAPRSHMATFLWRYQGKPEATEPSPFVDVAAGAWYADAVDWMASAGITTGTAPDRFSPDQLVTRGEAITFLWRLAGEPPSSVEIPFVDVPATAFYRQAVAWAVETELTTGISPTRFGGGFWIDRAQALTFLHRYELRFGTPAEVSA comes from the coding sequence ATGAGTCGACGGGTCGTGCAGACGCTGAGCCGTGTGGTCGAGAGCCGGTCGTCTCGACGGGGGTTCCTCAGCCGATCGGCGATGGGGGCCACGGCCCTCGCGGTCGCGCCGGCGGCCTACGCGCTGCGCCCCACCACCGCGTACGCCGCGATCTGCACCTGCGCCGGCTCGAGTTGTGACTGCGGGTCGTCGTGCTGCGACGGCTACACCGATTTCTGCTGTCAACTCACCGGCCAGAACCTCTGCCCGCCGGGGACCATCGTCGCCGGCTGGTGGAAGGCGAACGGCAGCGGGTTCTGCGACGTCGACGGCAAACCGCGGCCCCGCTACTACCTCGACTGCAACCACCCGTGCGACGACGGATGCGGCTGTGGCGGCTCCGGCGTGTGCGCATCGACCTGCACGAGCGCGAACTGTCGGTGCCTCGAAGGTTGTGGGAGTCGCGCCGTCGACTGCACCCGGTTCCGCTACGGACAGTGCAACCAGGACGTGCCCTGTGTCGGGCCGATCGCCTGTCGGATCGTCACCTGTGTCGTGCCGTGGCAATGGGATCCGAGTTGCAACGACTCGCCGTCGCTGACCGACAACGGCACCCGTTTCCACGATCGCGCGTGCCTGCACGACGGTTTCACCGACCTCGCCCCCAACGCCTTCTACACCGAGGCGGTCGAGTGGGCGATCGACGCGGGGATCGCCCAGGGCTACAACAGCGACATCTTCGGCCCCGGTGAACTCGCGCCTCGCTCCCACATGGCGACCTTCCTGTGGCGCTACCAGGGCAAGCCGGAGGCGACCGAGCCGTCGCCCTTCGTCGACGTGGCGGCGGGCGCCTGGTACGCCGACGCCGTCGACTGGATGGCCTCGGCGGGCATCACGACCGGCACGGCCCCCGACCGGTTTTCGCCCGACCAACTGGTCACCCGGGGCGAGGCCATCACCTTCCTCTGGCGTCTTGCCGGCGAGCCGCCCTCATCGGTCGAGATCCCGTTCGTCGACGTTCCGGCCACCGCGTTCTACCGCCAGGCGGTTGCCTGGGCGGTCGAGACCGAGCTGACGACGGGCATCTCCCCGACACGCTTCGGCGGCGGGTTCTGGATCGATCGGGCCCAGGCGCTCACCTTCCTTCACCGCTACGAGCTGCGTTTCGGGACACCGGCGGAGGTGTCGGCATGA
- a CDS encoding VOC family protein, with amino-acid sequence MEVRWITAFVDRGPDRFDPTVEFWSVISGTSVSAWRGSDTEFATLLPSDGSDAHLRLQRTRGGSSGSHIDLHVADVRAGAEECVGSGAATLDDNGDFVVLASPGGMPFCIVGHHGEEHRQRPVVSAPGGAATLVDQVSIDCDPDVFDDEVRFWSSITGWPPLPARAGEFVPLDRPAALPLRIMLQRRAQALGPTSCHLDLACDDVAAAVDQHVGFGAALIARHDRWTVMADPSGVAYCLTSRRAAP; translated from the coding sequence GTGGAAGTCCGTTGGATCACTGCGTTCGTCGATCGAGGACCGGATCGTTTCGACCCGACGGTGGAGTTCTGGTCGGTGATCAGCGGGACGTCGGTGTCGGCGTGGCGCGGGAGCGACACCGAGTTCGCGACACTGCTGCCCTCGGATGGATCGGACGCCCACCTCCGGTTGCAGCGGACCCGTGGTGGATCGTCCGGGTCACACATCGACCTCCATGTCGCCGACGTTCGTGCCGGCGCAGAAGAGTGCGTCGGATCCGGTGCCGCGACCCTGGACGACAACGGTGATTTCGTCGTGCTCGCGAGTCCTGGCGGCATGCCGTTCTGCATCGTGGGGCACCACGGGGAGGAGCATCGGCAGCGTCCGGTGGTCTCTGCGCCGGGGGGAGCGGCGACGCTTGTCGACCAGGTGAGCATCGATTGCGACCCGGATGTGTTCGACGACGAGGTTCGCTTCTGGTCGTCGATCACGGGCTGGCCGCCGCTGCCGGCGCGGGCGGGTGAGTTCGTTCCGCTGGACCGTCCTGCGGCACTGCCCCTGCGCATCATGCTGCAGCGCCGGGCGCAGGCGCTCGGTCCGACGTCGTGTCATCTCGACCTGGCGTGCGACGACGTCGCCGCCGCCGTCGACCAACACGTCGGTTTCGGCGCGGCGCTGATTGCACGCCACGACCGCTGGACCGTGATGGCCGACCCGTCGGGTGTCGCCTACTGCCTCACGTCGCGTCGCGCTGCTCCCTGA
- a CDS encoding RNA methyltransferase: MIDPADEPTVGVGPHPDPWPDDPRLDRDLLAAGDRRNVADDYRYWTIEAIVADLDTRRHGFHVAIENWEHDRNIGTVVRTANAFLAAEVHIVGRRKWNKRGAMMTDVYQHVRHHETIDDLLAWARAAELPIIGIDNHPGSVAIESTELPRACVLLFGQEGPGLSAAAVGAAERVCSITQFGSTRSINAGVAAGIAMHAWIRRWAADA; the protein is encoded by the coding sequence ATGATCGACCCCGCCGACGAACCAACCGTCGGCGTCGGCCCGCATCCCGATCCGTGGCCCGACGACCCTCGCCTCGATCGCGATCTTCTGGCCGCGGGCGATCGTCGCAACGTCGCCGACGACTACCGCTACTGGACGATCGAGGCGATCGTCGCCGACCTCGACACGAGACGCCACGGCTTCCATGTCGCCATCGAGAACTGGGAGCACGACCGCAACATCGGCACGGTCGTACGAACCGCCAACGCGTTCCTGGCCGCCGAGGTCCACATCGTCGGGCGCCGGAAGTGGAACAAGCGGGGCGCGATGATGACCGACGTCTACCAACACGTCCGCCATCACGAGACCATCGACGATCTGCTCGCGTGGGCCAGGGCGGCCGAGCTCCCGATCATCGGGATCGACAACCACCCGGGTTCCGTAGCGATCGAGTCGACCGAGTTGCCCCGTGCGTGTGTCCTGCTGTTCGGCCAGGAGGGCCCGGGCCTGTCCGCCGCCGCAGTCGGCGCCGCGGAACGGGTCTGCTCCATCACCCAGTTCGGGTCGACCCGATCGATCAACGCCGGCGTGGCCGCAGGGATCGCCATGCACGCCTGGATCCGGCGCTGGGCCGCCGACGCCTGA
- a CDS encoding M48 family metalloprotease: protein MAGDRPDFYDLIASNRRRTWMLMIMFFLLLAVVGAVISLALGGGIVGVIIGVAVSFGFTFASYFQSDTLALRSTRAVEADPSEFPQLNNLVAEVSLAAGIPQPRVFVVHDPSPNAFATGRNVDNAVVAVTTGLMDKMNRQELEGVIAHEIAHIRNGDILVMTVAVATAGAIALIADIFWRMLYWGALTGGGASHRRRSNDNNGGPNPLVIIGMVAVAVLAPLAAALLRAAVSRSRESLADATAVEITRYPAGLRQALEKLDADITVVRRTSHATSHLWIESPDDHETNARGRKFNDMFSTHPPLSERINILRAMEGLPAYDGPDPVLAEGLRTLQDSRVNPERGMSFQQPSAADNALQTVDLAAIFPGMGEVAPVDDHPDHAPAGWYHDPEVADGALRYWDGSRWTEHRHDIPDRNMVAPETARRSRLPRPPRQGRTR, encoded by the coding sequence ATGGCTGGTGACCGACCCGACTTCTACGACCTGATCGCCAGCAACCGTCGGCGTACCTGGATGCTGATGATCATGTTCTTCCTGCTGCTCGCAGTGGTCGGCGCCGTCATCTCGTTGGCCCTCGGCGGGGGCATCGTCGGGGTGATCATCGGCGTCGCCGTCTCGTTCGGCTTCACCTTCGCCTCCTACTTCCAGAGCGACACCCTGGCCCTGCGTTCCACCCGCGCCGTCGAGGCCGATCCAAGCGAGTTCCCCCAGCTCAACAACCTCGTCGCCGAGGTGTCCCTCGCCGCGGGAATCCCCCAGCCACGGGTGTTCGTCGTCCACGACCCCTCCCCCAACGCGTTCGCCACGGGCCGCAACGTCGACAACGCAGTCGTCGCCGTCACGACCGGCCTGATGGACAAGATGAACCGCCAGGAACTCGAAGGCGTGATCGCCCACGAGATCGCCCACATCCGCAACGGCGACATCCTCGTGATGACCGTTGCCGTCGCCACCGCCGGCGCCATCGCCCTCATCGCCGACATCTTCTGGCGCATGCTCTACTGGGGCGCGCTCACCGGCGGCGGCGCCTCGCACCGGCGCCGCAGCAACGACAACAACGGTGGCCCCAACCCACTGGTGATCATCGGCATGGTCGCGGTGGCCGTGCTCGCGCCATTGGCCGCAGCACTGCTCAGGGCGGCCGTGAGCCGCTCGAGGGAGTCACTCGCCGATGCCACCGCCGTGGAGATCACCCGCTACCCGGCCGGACTACGCCAGGCGCTCGAGAAACTCGATGCCGACATCACCGTCGTCCGCCGGACCTCCCATGCCACGTCGCACCTCTGGATCGAGTCGCCCGACGACCACGAGACCAACGCCCGTGGGCGGAAGTTCAACGACATGTTCAGCACCCACCCGCCGCTCAGCGAGCGGATCAACATCCTTCGAGCCATGGAGGGCCTGCCCGCCTACGACGGCCCCGACCCCGTCCTCGCCGAAGGGTTGCGAACGCTCCAGGACAGCCGCGTGAACCCCGAGCGCGGCATGTCGTTCCAACAGCCGAGCGCCGCCGACAACGCGCTGCAGACGGTTGATCTCGCCGCGATCTTCCCGGGCATGGGCGAGGTCGCGCCGGTCGACGACCACCCCGATCATGCGCCGGCGGGCTGGTACCACGACCCCGAGGTCGCAGATGGCGCCCTGCGCTACTGGGACGGAAGCCGCTGGACCGAGCACCGCCACGACATTCCCGACCGCAACATGGTCGCCCCCGAAACGGCTCGCCGCAGCCGGCTCCCCCGACCGCCGCGGCAGGGTCGCACGCGATGA
- a CDS encoding ribonuclease HII has product MATTAPQLRRSIKGKAPGLRLERDLWADGCDIVAGIDEVGRGSWAGPLTLAAVVVPRQRKLYKVRDSKMLTEAERELMFDRIMDWAEHVAVAHATQEECDELGMSAAQKLAAQRALAQLPEPVDHVLVDGNWDFVETHATTTIVKGDAISISIAAASIVAKVTRDRMMRAWDVDHPAYGFAGNKGYPCPRHKAALAAFGPSAIHRRRWAFMDDLRWTGLPRVADDDEPQLGLF; this is encoded by the coding sequence ATGGCCACCACCGCGCCGCAGCTGCGTCGATCGATCAAGGGCAAGGCTCCGGGTCTTCGCCTCGAGCGGGACCTGTGGGCCGACGGGTGCGACATCGTGGCGGGGATCGACGAGGTCGGTCGTGGTTCGTGGGCCGGACCCCTCACGTTGGCTGCGGTGGTGGTGCCCCGTCAGAGGAAGCTCTACAAGGTCCGTGACTCGAAGATGCTGACGGAGGCCGAGCGCGAGTTGATGTTCGACCGGATCATGGATTGGGCCGAGCACGTGGCCGTCGCCCATGCGACGCAAGAGGAGTGCGACGAGTTGGGCATGTCGGCAGCCCAGAAGCTGGCGGCGCAGCGCGCACTCGCCCAGCTCCCGGAGCCGGTCGACCACGTGCTCGTCGACGGCAACTGGGACTTCGTCGAGACCCATGCAACCACCACGATCGTGAAGGGCGACGCGATCAGCATCTCGATCGCGGCGGCGTCGATCGTGGCCAAGGTGACCCGTGACCGCATGATGCGGGCGTGGGATGTCGATCATCCCGCGTACGGGTTCGCCGGCAACAAGGGCTATCCCTGTCCACGTCACAAGGCGGCACTCGCCGCGTTCGGGCCGAGTGCGATCCATCGCCGTCGTTGGGCGTTCATGGACGATCTGCGCTGGACGGGGCTCCCTCGGGTTGCCGACGACGACGAACCCCAGCTCGGCTTGTTCTGA
- a CDS encoding PIG-L deacetylase family protein: MRVDLPTPASALAIAAHPDDIEFECGATLAKWSEAGATCHLLVCTDGRKGTWDVDADTAALILRRQAEQREAARRLGATGEVRFLGVEDGELDHGVDRRREVARIIRELTPEIVLGHDPWRRWRMHPDHRAAGFLTVDAVVAARDPHYHREHGIAHHRPAHLLLFESEEPNLSESVGESHVEAKVRALLAHESQFETTMVIDADDDGTQAAAFRNRIRTDARRQGRLAGVALAESFRLLDPAS; this comes from the coding sequence ATGCGCGTCGACCTCCCCACCCCGGCGAGTGCGCTGGCGATCGCCGCGCACCCCGACGACATCGAGTTCGAGTGCGGTGCGACGCTCGCCAAGTGGAGCGAGGCCGGCGCGACCTGTCATCTGCTGGTGTGCACCGATGGGCGCAAGGGCACCTGGGACGTCGATGCCGACACCGCCGCCTTGATCCTGCGGCGCCAGGCCGAGCAGCGCGAGGCCGCCCGGCGCCTCGGCGCGACCGGCGAGGTCCGTTTCCTCGGTGTCGAGGACGGCGAGCTCGACCACGGCGTGGACCGGCGCCGCGAGGTGGCCCGCATCATCCGGGAACTCACACCCGAGATCGTGCTCGGCCACGACCCCTGGCGCCGCTGGAGGATGCACCCCGACCATCGGGCGGCCGGCTTCCTCACCGTCGACGCCGTCGTCGCGGCCCGCGATCCCCACTACCACCGCGAGCACGGCATCGCTCACCACCGCCCGGCGCACCTCCTGCTCTTCGAGAGCGAGGAACCGAACCTCTCCGAGTCGGTGGGCGAATCGCATGTCGAGGCGAAAGTCCGGGCCCTTCTCGCGCACGAGAGCCAGTTCGAGACGACCATGGTGATCGACGCCGACGACGACGGCACCCAGGCCGCTGCCTTCCGCAACCGGATCCGGACCGACGCGCGTCGCCAGGGACGTCTCGCCGGCGTCGCGCTCGCCGAATCGTTCCGCCTGCTCGACCCCGCCTCCTAG
- a CDS encoding RNA polymerase sigma factor encodes MSCVGNAMTAALRPRNPWWENLLAMAGSLDPSTSPPTRPTPDRSSDPAPSRPDADLLAMDPAEALAELTRRHADAVYRVALSVSRSHEMAEDVAQDALLKAWQALPSFRGDAPLKNWLLRITHNTAISALRRRRDVHVDPADLPEHPGPPHTSVEARVEASISIDAFGTALRELDDLSRSVVVLREVEGLSYEEISQVLDVPLPTVKTRLLRARRVLAASLEGWQP; translated from the coding sequence GTGTCGTGCGTCGGAAATGCCATGACGGCGGCGCTGCGTCCACGGAATCCGTGGTGGGAGAACCTGCTCGCGATGGCGGGCTCGCTCGACCCGTCGACCTCCCCGCCGACCCGCCCGACACCGGACCGATCCTCCGACCCGGCTCCTTCGCGGCCCGATGCCGATCTGCTCGCCATGGACCCGGCCGAAGCGCTTGCCGAGCTCACCAGGCGCCACGCCGACGCCGTGTACCGGGTCGCCCTGTCCGTCTCCCGCAGCCACGAGATGGCCGAGGACGTCGCCCAGGACGCGCTGCTCAAGGCATGGCAAGCCCTTCCGTCGTTCCGCGGCGACGCGCCGCTGAAGAACTGGTTGCTGCGGATCACCCACAACACGGCGATCTCCGCCCTCCGCCGTCGACGCGACGTCCACGTCGACCCCGCCGATCTGCCCGAGCATCCCGGACCGCCCCACACATCGGTCGAGGCCCGGGTCGAGGCGAGCATCTCCATCGACGCGTTCGGGACGGCACTGCGCGAGCTCGACGATCTGAGCCGCTCGGTGGTCGTCCTGCGCGAGGTGGAAGGTCTCAGCTACGAAGAGATCTCGCAGGTACTCGATGTTCCCCTGCCGACCGTGAAGACCCGGCTCCTGCGGGCCCGACGGGTACTGGCCGCATCCCTCGAAGGATGGCAGCCGTGA
- a CDS encoding cyclic nucleotide-binding domain-containing protein, with the protein MVTKRTRVPKTLKDSPLGDRLPEAELRRLDRMATIVTLRSPSRVIRHGEHGRQCLVVIDGLLHVERNGAHVADLGAGEVAGEISAITGLPCTADVTAAVGTTVYAMNPRELNSLLDACPSLALEMLRTAIERLPQPA; encoded by the coding sequence ATGGTCACCAAGCGAACCCGTGTTCCGAAGACCCTGAAGGACAGCCCACTCGGCGACCGGCTGCCCGAGGCGGAGCTCCGCCGGCTCGACCGGATGGCGACGATCGTCACGCTGAGGTCACCCTCCCGCGTCATCCGACACGGGGAACACGGTCGGCAGTGCCTCGTGGTGATCGACGGCCTCCTCCATGTCGAACGCAACGGCGCCCACGTGGCCGATCTCGGCGCAGGCGAGGTGGCCGGCGAGATCTCGGCCATCACCGGCCTCCCCTGCACCGCCGATGTCACGGCCGCCGTAGGCACCACCGTCTACGCGATGAACCCCCGCGAGCTCAACTCGCTGCTCGATGCCTGTCCGAGCCTCGCGCTGGAGATGCTGCGAACCGCCATCGAGCGACTTCCCCAACCCGCCTGA
- the mutM gene encoding bifunctional DNA-formamidopyrimidine glycosylase/DNA-(apurinic or apyrimidinic site) lyase — protein sequence MPELPEVETIRRQLAPLLRGTELVDAGSHWSAKFTPALEAIGHEITGTGRRGKYLIIDLAAPDDAERELIVHLGMTGRLAVRDDPDLDHPHLRAWWRLADGRSLTFHDARRFGRIHVVDRGDHAGIPTLAALGPEPFDEAFNGRDLAAFVKRSNRHLKTLLLGQRAVAGVGNIYADEALWMAEINPATRRLSRERADRLVETVRVALQSGLDHGGTTLRDYVDSAGERGANQHRLHCYGRSGEPCERCGTILRRRELDARTTTWCPQCQAR from the coding sequence GTGCCCGAGCTACCCGAGGTCGAGACCATCCGGCGCCAGTTGGCGCCGCTGCTACGCGGCACCGAACTCGTCGATGCGGGCAGCCACTGGTCGGCGAAGTTCACGCCGGCGCTCGAGGCGATCGGCCACGAGATCACCGGCACCGGGCGCCGAGGCAAGTACCTGATCATCGATCTCGCGGCCCCCGACGATGCCGAGCGGGAACTGATCGTCCACCTGGGGATGACGGGTCGGCTCGCGGTGCGAGACGACCCCGATCTCGATCATCCGCACCTGCGGGCCTGGTGGCGCCTCGCCGACGGCCGGTCACTGACGTTCCACGATGCTCGCCGGTTCGGTCGTATCCATGTCGTCGACCGCGGTGACCACGCGGGCATCCCGACGCTTGCCGCGCTCGGTCCCGAGCCCTTCGACGAGGCCTTCAACGGGCGTGACCTGGCCGCGTTCGTCAAGCGCAGCAACCGCCATCTCAAGACCCTGCTCCTCGGACAGCGGGCCGTCGCCGGAGTCGGCAACATCTATGCCGACGAGGCGTTGTGGATGGCCGAGATCAATCCGGCGACCCGGCGTTTGAGCCGGGAGCGGGCCGACCGCCTCGTGGAGACGGTCCGCGTCGCCCTGCAATCCGGCCTCGACCACGGCGGCACGACGCTGCGTGACTATGTCGACTCCGCGGGCGAGCGCGGGGCCAACCAACACCGCCTCCACTGCTACGGGCGCAGCGGCGAGCCGTGTGAACGCTGCGGCACGATCCTGCGCCGACGCGAGCTCGATGCCCGCACGACGACATGGTGCCCGCAGTGCCAGGCGCGATGA
- a CDS encoding DUF1330 domain-containing protein: protein MASIDPTPTQLEQLAERAASLTGPIRMINLLRFRDVADYGGAPDPGADGPSTGAEAYGRYGEIAMREVAAVGGSQFEAAAAHMTVIGPEDEHWDLVAIIEYPSPAAFLEMIAKPSYQAGVHHRTAGLADTRIIMTTSLLR from the coding sequence ATGGCATCGATCGATCCGACACCCACGCAGCTCGAGCAGCTGGCCGAACGGGCCGCATCCCTCACGGGGCCCATCCGCATGATCAACCTGCTCCGGTTCCGTGACGTGGCCGACTACGGCGGCGCCCCCGATCCTGGGGCCGACGGCCCCAGCACCGGGGCCGAGGCCTACGGTCGGTACGGCGAGATCGCGATGCGTGAAGTCGCGGCAGTCGGTGGGTCGCAGTTCGAGGCGGCGGCCGCCCACATGACGGTGATAGGCCCGGAAGACGAACACTGGGATCTCGTGGCGATCATCGAGTATCCGAGTCCCGCCGCGTTCCTCGAGATGATCGCCAAGCCGAGCTATCAGGCCGGCGTGCACCATCGCACGGCCGGGCTCGCCGACACCCGCATCATCATGACCACATCGCTGCTGCGCTGA
- the cofC gene encoding 2-phospho-L-lactate guanylyltransferase: MQTPTADTVVLIPIRSFDDSKSRLAGALDHDSRRRLTMRMAARVIAAARDLPVRIVTDDSGVVDWAHGNDVGVLSVGVTGLNPSVTAAVAHAARVGYTRAIVAHADLPAALDLSVVAGPGVRIAPDRARDGSNVMCVPTDAGFAFAYGPESFRRHCAEAERLGLPLTVVDDDSLAWDVDDPDDLPHDWEDWND, from the coding sequence GTGCAGACGCCCACCGCCGACACCGTCGTGTTGATACCGATCCGGTCCTTCGACGACAGCAAGTCCCGTCTGGCCGGCGCTCTCGATCACGATTCGCGACGACGACTCACGATGCGGATGGCCGCTCGGGTGATCGCCGCGGCACGCGACCTGCCGGTGCGAATCGTCACCGACGACTCCGGGGTCGTCGACTGGGCCCACGGCAACGACGTGGGGGTGCTGTCGGTCGGGGTGACGGGACTCAACCCGTCGGTCACGGCGGCCGTCGCCCATGCCGCCCGCGTCGGCTACACGCGAGCCATCGTCGCGCACGCGGATCTACCGGCCGCGCTCGACCTGTCGGTCGTCGCCGGCCCCGGCGTGCGCATCGCGCCCGACCGGGCACGTGACGGGTCCAACGTGATGTGCGTGCCCACCGATGCCGGCTTCGCGTTCGCCTACGGCCCCGAGTCGTTCCGTCGGCACTGTGCCGAAGCCGAACGACTCGGGCTGCCGCTCACCGTGGTCGACGACGACTCCCTCGCGTGGGACGTCGACGACCCCGACGACCTCCCCCACGACTGGGAAGACTGGAACGACTGA